ACAAGCGCCTTGGCGAAGTGACGCTTCTATCGGACGCCGCGGCAGTCAATCAGTTTGGACAAATCAATGTACCCAATGTCGAGTTTCACGGGTGTTTCTCTCAGAATAGTCCCATCACAAAGGGCTTCGACAAGTTCATAGACCTCATGACGGCTCGGACCGTGACCCTCGCAAGCAAACTTCCCGACAGAGTCGCTGGCGATATGATTCTCAGGACGCTTCCATATGCGTATGCCGAGAAAGATCTCCAGAGTCTCGCCATGCGGAAGATGCCGGTGCAGGATCCGCGAACAGAGCCCTTGGCGTCGTTGGGAGTGGCCGTAGCTGTCACGATGAAGACCGACACGCCGACGGGTGACGCTGGACGCACGCGCGATGCGCGATTGGTCGTAATCGGCGACTCGGACTTCGCGAAGGGAGACAGCATGAGGAACGGCGGCCACTTGAACTTCATGCTCAACTGTGTCGCGTGGTTGACGGAACAAGAGGATATCATTGCAATTCGGCCGCACACCAAGGAAAACCAGCCGATACGGCTGTCCGAATCGGATGAAAAAATTCTGACGTGGGTGTCGACCATGGGCGTGCTTCAGTTGGTCCTGCTCGCCGGCTTCTGCACGTATCTGGTGCGGAGAAAGTACCGATGAGGCCGCGCACAACCATTGCTCTGGCCGGGGTGCTTGCTCTCCTGTGCGTAGCATATTGGGGCATGGAGTATTGGCAACAGGAGACGAAGCAGCGCGTCGAAGAGGCCAAGAAACTGTTCTCGTTCGAGCCGCCCGCTGTCCAATCCGTCACCATCGAGCGGGAAGGCGAAAGGCCTTCGACCGGCGTGCGCACCGGCGGCACTAACTGGAAAGTGACCGAGCCCTATGAGGTGCGTCCGAATTCCGAGATCTGGGAACGAGTTGCCAAGGCGCTGTCTGAACTAAAGAACGAACGGACCATCGCGCAGTCGCCGGAAGACTTGGATCAGTACGGGCTGGCAAAACCGGTCTTGAAGGTAAACGCCAAGCTCGAGGGCGGCACAACTGTCAACCTGAGCTTCGGGGTTTTGGATCCGACCAAGAAATTTCGGTATGCGCTTCATGAAGATGGCACGGTATTCCTCGTGACCCCGGAGTCGTTCTTCGAATTGGATCGATCGCTGCTCGTTCTGCGCGACCGCTATCTCTTCGAGAATATCGAGAATCAGATTACCCACCTGGAATTCGCGTGGATAGTCCCCGCCGACAAGGAAGGCGGTACTGCAAGTGCCAACTCACCGTATAAAGAGACCGTGACCATCGTCGTGGAATTGGGTGAAGACAAGCAGTGGCATTTGGTGAAGCCGGCCACCGGTTTGGCCGATCAAGAGATGATCGGCAATTTTGTCTCGGACTTGCAGTACTCCCTCGGGCGCGGCTACGTCGATAAACCGGAAAGCCTTTCTGATTACGGACTCGATCCGCCGTTGGCGCGCGTGTCGGTACGGTGCGGCAAAGACGGCGCACTCCAGACCGTCTATTACGGATCATTCGATCGCGATTCGGAAAAGGGCGGGATATACGTCCGCAAGGAGTCATCGCCAGGGGTCTTTGTCGTAGACTCGCACATTGTGACTCTGTTCCCCA
The window above is part of the Candidatus Hydrogenedentota bacterium genome. Proteins encoded here:
- a CDS encoding DUF4340 domain-containing protein; translation: MRPRTTIALAGVLALLCVAYWGMEYWQQETKQRVEEAKKLFSFEPPAVQSVTIEREGERPSTGVRTGGTNWKVTEPYEVRPNSEIWERVAKALSELKNERTIAQSPEDLDQYGLAKPVLKVNAKLEGGTTVNLSFGVLDPTKKFRYALHEDGTVFLVTPESFFELDRSLLVLRDRYLFENIENQITHLEFAWIVPADKEGGTASANSPYKETVTIVVELGEDKQWHLVKPATGLADQEMIGNFVSDLQYSLGRGYVDKPESLSDYGLDPPLARVSVRCGKDGALQTVYYGSFDRDSEKGGIYVRKESSPGVFVVDSHIVTLFPKRVDAFNEKRILTRPAADIRSLKYEAGPQTFTLENPEGKAWRLADPPGMETDQAAVSRFIGTLVSAKGTDYYTEIKPEFGLDAPAIRMTVTYADSPNPVQILVGAKVPDVESYYVTQDTGAVTKLDKPQVDAWRATYTDFVSKGLLSFRKAEASQVELTFEGVSYLFRKGERAWLVDEPKGKVWETQSDMEDLLQTLETCIADDVATPVTPPDLAPYGLDAPMMTVRVTAVKESQSQGSGSILLGPLAIGKISETESHQRYAMVAGRPEIFRIRQLVIEQIRDILKGVIDATPVSNEAPPVKVVQ